The following DNA comes from Pseudomonadota bacterium.
CTGCCGACCGTGGCGAGGGCCATCGGTGTGCCGGTGGAGGTGGCGATGCTCAAGGGCCGCAGCAATTACCTCTGTCGTCATCGCTTGCCGCAGGCCGTGGACCGGGGCGCGGAGGGGGCGGCCCTGGCGAGAATTCGGGAGTGGGGTTGGCGCACCCGTACGGGCGATATCGCCGAGGTGGAGGACGTCCCCGAGGAGTCGCCGATCTGGGCTCAGGTGACCTCGACTGCTGACAACTGTCTCGGCAGCCGCTGCGGCAAGTTCTCGGACTGTCACGTCGCCCAGGCGCGACGTCGAGCGGGCGGAGCAGGGGTGGTCATCGTCAACCATCACCTGTTGCTCGCGGACCTTGCCTTGCGCGACGGCGGGTTCGGCGAATTGCTGCCGGACATCGATGTGGTGGTGGTGGATGAGGCGCACCAGCTGCCGCAGATCGCTGCCCAGCAGTTCGGTCGCAGCTTCGGTTCGGCCCAACTCGTGGCGTGGGTGGGGGACTTCACCGACGAGGTGACGCGCACCGCAAACGCGACGCCGCGCCTCGCGAGCCTGCGCAAGGACTTGGAGAATCGCGCGGCCGGTGTGCGCAGCGCCCTGGGCCAGGAGACCCGTCGCCTCGCCTGGGATGATCTCGGTGAGCGCGCCACCGCGCCTCTGAATCAAGCCTTGGACGAGATGGCCGAGCACCTGACAACGCTGGCGCTGGCGCTGGAGGAATTGGCGGACGACGAGCCCTCGAGCGATCACCTCGCCCGCCGCGCCCGCCAGCTCGGCAGTTTCCTGCAGGACTTCCTGGCCGCCGGCGACGCCAGCGCCCAAGCGGTAACAGACCCGGCGGATGCGCTGCTGCGATGGGTGGATGTGCACCGCCACCACTTTTCCCTGCACCTGACGCCGGTGGAGGCCGCAACGGCCCTCGGTGCATCGCTGCAGGCCCGGCGCTGCGCCTGGGTGATGACCTCGGCCACGCTGGCGGTGGAAAAGGACTTTCGCCACTACCTGGAACGCATCGGCCTCGATGCGCAGACGAAGACACTGCAGCTGACGAGCCCCTTCGACTACCAGCGAAACTGCCAGGTCTACCTGCCGGACGGCTTGCCGGACCCGAGTTCGACGGGGTACGTGCAACAGGCCTGCGCCGCTGCCCTGCCACTGCTCGCCGCCAACCCCGGCGGCAGCTTCGCTCTGTTCACCAGCCACCGGGCCTTGGAGGCTGCCCGGCGTTGGCTGGACGGTCGCCTCGACCGGCTCCTGCTGGTACAGGGCGATGCGCCGCGCTCGATCCTCCTGGAGCGCTTCCGTGCCGACGGACGAGCTGTGTTGCTGGGCACGAACAGCTTCTGGGAGGGCGTGGATGTGCGGGGGCCGGCGCTGTCCCTGGTGGTGATCGACAAGCTGCCCTTCGCGTCGCCGGGTGAACCATTGTTGAAGGCGCGCCTGGATTGGCTGAAGGAGCAGGGTCGCTCGGGATTTCGTGACCATCTGTTGCCGAACGCCGTTATTGCCCTCAAGCAGGGCGTGGGACGGCTGATCCGTGATCACGAGGACCGCGGCGTATTGATGCTCTGCGATCCGCGCCTGCGCACGCGCGGTTATGGCAAGCGGTTCTTGCGCAGTCTGCCCACGATGACCACCACGTCCGAGGCGCAGGAGGCGATGGCGTTCCTGTGCGGTGTGGCGTCGACGTCCGTCGAGTCGCTACCGGAGGCATCGTCGTGAGGTTGCTGGCCATCGACACGGCGACTGACGCGTGCACCGTGGCCCTGGCGGTGGGCGATCAGGTGCGATGTGAGCAAACCCATGAGCCCCGCGTCCATGCACAGCAGCTGCTCGCCATGGTCGACCGACTCCTGCGCGAGGCGCAGCAGCCCCTGGGGGGACTCGACGGGATCGTGATCGGCGTCGGCCCTGGCAGCTTCACCGGCGTGAGAATCGGTTGCAGCGTCGCCCAGGGGTTGGCCCTCGCCGGCGACCTGGCGGTGCTGCCCGTCTCGAGCCTGGCCACGGTCGCCGCGCAGTTCGTTCCCCATCGGTTCGCCCAGGACAGCGCCCCGCGCGCGGTCGCGCGGGTGATCGTGGCCCAGGACGCGCGCATGGGCGAGGTCTACTGGGGGGCCTACGACGCCGACGAGGCGCATGTAGTGAAGACCCGCGTGAGCGACCGTGCGGACCCGCCCGAGGCCATGCTCGAGCAGGCGAAGGCGCTGAGCGCGGAGGGAAAACCCTTGCTGCTGGCGGGGACGGGCGCGCAGGCCCACCCGCGCCTGCGGGAGTTGCTGCGAGCGCACGATAATGGCCTGTCCGCGCTGCCCAGCGCCCGCGACGCCCTGGCCCTGGGCGCGCGCGATCTACTGCACGGCCCCGGCGGAGTGCCCCCGGAGCAGGCGCTACCGGTATACTTCCGCCCGCCGGTGTAGTGGGCGCGCACGGGGCGCGCTGCCGCCGGGCCACTTTCACCGTAGGCAACGCGCCGGACCCTGAGGAGGGACTCGCCAGTGGGTGACCAGCACATTCTGATCGTCGAAGACGAGCAGGCTATCCGAGAGATGACGGCGTTCGGCTTGCGCCGGGCGGGCTTCGACGTGGCCCAAGCGGAAGACTGCCGCGGCGCCAGGTCGATGATCGCGGACAAGCAACCGGACCTGATCCTGCTGGACTGGATGTTGCCCGAGATGAGTGGACTTAAGTTCGTTCGTAGTCTCAAGAAGGACTCGAAGACCAGCGATATCCCCGTGATCATGCTGACGGCTCGTAGCCAAGAAGAAGATAAGGTTAAAGGGCTCGATAGCGGGGCTGATGATTACATCACCAAGCCGTTCTCGGCCCGGGAGCTCAATGCGCGTGTGCGGGCGCTTCTGCGTCGGGCGGCACCCGCCGGTGATGCCGAGGTGCTCAAGGCCGAGTCCCTGGAGTTGGATCTCCCCGGTCACCGCGTCACGGTGGATGGAAAGCAAGTTCAGCTGGGCCCCACCGAGTTCAAGCTGCTCAAGTTCTTCATGAGTCACCAGGATCGGGTCTACAGTCGCACGCAATTGCTCGACCGCGTTTGGGGTGGCAACGTCTACGTGGAGGAGCGTACCGTCGACGTGCACATTCGGCGCCTGCGCAAGGCCTTGTCGGAGCACGGCTGTGACAGCTTCATTCAGACGGTGCGCGGCGCAGGCTACCGTTTCTCCGTGAAGACCGAGTAGCCCCCAGCGGCGCCACCCATGACGCCGGTGCGCTTCTGGATCCTCGCCACCCTACGCGTGCTCGCCGTGCTTGGCGTGCTCGCCCTGTTCGGCTCCCTTATCGGCTACCCGGTGACGTCTGTCATCGTAGGCATCGCCCTCTACACGAGCTGGCATCTGGTGCAGCTGAAGCGCCTCACGCGCTGGCTTCAGCGCCAACAGGCTGATCTCGAGGAAGTGCCGGACGCGGTCGGATTGTGGGGCGAGCTGGCGGCGCAGTTGCGTGGCCTGGTGTACCGCGATCGACGGCGCGAGCGACGCTTCGAGACGATGCTGCGCGAGTACCAGGAGTCCACGGCGGCGATGCCCGATGCGTCCGTGGTGCTCAACGAGAGTCGCGAGATTCTGTGGATGAACGAGGCGGCCTCCCGCCTGCTCGGCCTCGACGGTGAGCGGGACATCGGTCAGCGCGTTGACAACCTCATCAGGCGACCGGAGTTCGCCAGTTACCTCACCCAGGAAGATGTGCGCGAGCCCTTGGAGATCGCTTCGCCCATCAACAAGAAGACCAAGCTCGCCGTGCACATCGTGCCCTTCGGTACGGGGCGGCGCTTGCTCATGTTCCGTGACAACACCCGCCTGCATCAATTGGAGAAGGTGCGGCGGAAGTTCGTCGCCAACGCCTCCCACGAGCTGCGCAGCCCGCTTACCGTGATCACCGGTTACCTCGAGCAGATGAGCGACGATCCGGAGCAGTCCGCCGAGTGGGACGTGCCCCTGGGAGAGATGCAGCGCCAGGCCAGGCGCATGGCCGCGATCATCGACGACCTGCTCGAACTGTCCCGTCTGGAATCGTCGGCGCGACCCGCACGGCTCGAACCCGTCAACCTTGCCGCCATGCTGAGGGACGTCGTTTCCGAGGCGGCCTCGCACGCGGCGGAGCCCCCGAAGATCAAGCTCTCCCTGGAGTCGGATCAACGGATCCTCGGTGAAGAGCATGAGCTGCACAGCGTCTTTGCCAACCTCGTGATCAATGCCGTCAAGTACACCCCCAGCGATGGTCGGATCAACGTGCGTTGGCGAGTGGTCGACGGCGTTGGCGAACTCATCGTGGAAGACACGGGGATCGGTATCGCACCGGAACATGTCATCCGGCTTACAGAGCGCTTCTACCGGGTCGACAAGGGGCGCGCTCGACAGGCAGGGGGGACGGGGCTTGGCTTGGCGATCGCCAAGTACGCCCTGCAGCGCCACGATGCGACGCTCGAGGTGGAGAGCGCGCTCGGCGAGGGCTCGCGGTTTACCTGTCGCTTTCCGTCGCGGCGAGTGGGCCCCGCAGCGCCTTCCGAGGAGGCCTCACGGTCGGCCGTCGCCGCCGCTGACTGACGTCTTAGGGAACTCTTCCCGTTGCCACAAGTCCGTAACACTGTTCAACTTATTATTAGTCGGGACTTGAATTCTTCCTCACGATCGTTTGCACTCTTCAGGTGAGGTGACGAAGAAGCAACCCACCGGCGGCTGCCTTGGCGGCCCCGAATTGAAGGCAAAAGGGTGAAGCGTGGATCAGCAAGATCTAGGGCATCACATCTCGCGCCAGTTCGACGAAGACCTTTCTGCACTGCGGCATCGCGTGTTGCACATGGGAGGCATGGTCGAAGCTCAAGTTGAGCGTTCCCTGCGCGCGCTATCCGACGGCGACGAGCGTCTCGCGGCCGAGGTGTGCGCGGACGATCGCAAAATAAACCGCATGGAAGTGGTTTTGGACGAGGAATGCAGGCGCATTCTGGCCTTGCGCCAGCCCGCCGCCAGCGACCTCCGTCTGGTCGTCGCCACCCTCAAGACGGTGACCGATCTCGAGCGCATCGGCGACGAAGCGCAGAAGATCAGCGAAGCGGCGGCCCGCCTGAGCGAGATCGATCGCAACGGCCCGGTCTTCGATCGACTGCAGTCCCTCGGCCGCCAGGTCATGACCATGGTGTCGGGCGTTCTCGACGCGTTCGCCAGACTCGACGCGCGTCATGCGATCTCAATTGCGCGAATGGATAGTGCGATCGATGCGCAACACTTCACTATTCGAGAGGATGCGACGGCGGCGATGATGGAATTGCCCGCCGCCGTGCCGATGCACTTGGATGCCATTTGGGCGTCGCGCTCCCTAGAGCGCATCGGCGACCACGTCCACAACGTCTGCGAGCATGTGATCTTCATGGTGTACGGCCAGGACGTGCGCCATAGCGAGCTCGCCGACCTCGACCTGGCGCTCGCCGCCAGCGGCGCGGGCGACGATCCAAGCGTCGACGGCCCGCCCCAGGGTTCCCGACAGAGCCCTTTGCCCACCGCCTGAAACACAAGCTTTATCTGACCACTATAAACTTGCTCCGATTCGACCGGGCGGGGTCCGGTGCGTTGTGTCGTCGAGGAGCTGATGCTGCTTCAAGCCAGGCTGTTGATCGCGTCCGTCATGTTGGCGGCGCTGCCGCTCATGGTGGGCTGCGGCTCCGGGCAGGGCGTGCGGGAGCACATCCATATCGTGGGGTCCTCCACCGTCTATCCGTTCTCGACGGTGGTGGCGGAGCAGTTCGGCCAGAAGACGCCGTTCCCGACGCCGCTCATCGAGAGCACGGGCTCGGGCGGTGGTATCAAGCTGTTCTGCGCTGGACTCGGCTTTCAACACCCCGACGTGGTGAATTCCTCTCGTCGCATCAAAGCCTCCGAGGTGGCCGCGTGCGAGCGTCATGCCGTCGATGACATTGTCGAGGTGAACATAGGCTACGACGGGATCGTCATGGGCCTCTCCCGGGCCAATCCCCCGCCGGCCCTGACCCGCGCGCACATCTTTCTGGCGCTCGCCAAGCAGGTGCCCGACGGTGATGGGCTCATCGACAACCCTCATCGGTTCTGGAGCGACATCGATCCGGCCTTGCCGAACTGGGAGATCCAAGTATTCGGTCCGCCGCCGACCTCGGGCACGCGAGACGCCTTTGTCGAACTCGCGATGGAGGATGGCTGCAAGCACTCCGCTGGATGGATCGCAGCGCTTGCCCACACGGACGAGCGTCGCTTTCGTGTCCTCTGCCACGCGATGCGCGAAGACGGGCACTTCGTGGAAGCTGGCGAAAACGACAATTTGATCGTGAAGAAGCTGAACGCCAATCCGCAGGCGCTCGGTATCTTCGGCTTCAGCTCCCTCGACCAGAATCTCGATCAGGTGCAGGCGGCCCCGGTGGACGGGGTCACCCCCACCTTCGCCAACATCGCCAACCGCAGCTACCCCGTCTCCCGGCCGCTCTACTTCTACGTCAAGAAGCGCCACGTGCGCCTGGTGCCCGGCTTGCGCGAGTTCCTCGCCGAGTTCACCGGTGAGGATGCGAGTGGCGAGTTCGGCTATCTCTCCTATCGCGGGCTCATTCCCCTGGCCGATGGGCACCGCCGCGATGTGGCCCAGCGGGCCGCTGACCTGACACCGCTACGACTGCCCGAGTCGTGATGATTCTGTTCCTGCTCCTGGTCGGCTTAGGGATCGCTGCCTATCGGATAGGTTCGCAGCGTGCCGTGAGCGCTGTCGGCGGCCTCGATAAGGTCCGCCAGCTGCACTCTCGACCCGGCTACTACGGCGCCCTCACGGCCCTGTGGTGCGTGCTGCCGGCGCTGCTGGTGGCCGTTATCTGGACGACGCTACAGCCCGTGTTGCTGGACTCCCTGTTGATCGACAGCCTACCCGCCACCGCCCCCCAACTCAGTGCTGACGAGCGCAGCGCCCTCGCCGCCAACGTCCGCCAGCTGGCGCAGGGGCGGGAGGTCTTCGCCGAGGTGACACCGGCCATGGCGGCGGCGGCGGCCGACTATGCGAGTTGGCAACGCCTCGGACAGATCGCCTTGCTCGTCACCGTGCTCGGTCTGGCCACCTTCTTCGGTTGGCTCGTGGTGCAGCGGATCAACCCGCAGCTGCGCGCCCGTAACCGCGTCGAGCAAGTCGTGCAGGGCCTGCTCATCGCAAGCTCCTCGGTGGCGGTCTTCACCACCTTGGGGATCGTGCTGTCAGTCCTGCTCGAGGCCCTGCGTTTCTTCCAGGCCGTGCCCCTGACGGAGTTCTTGTTCGGTCTGGAATGGTGGCCGAGTCGGGAGGGCCAGGACGGTGAGTCGGGGTCCTTCGGGGCGATCCCGCTCTTTGCGGGCACCCTGCTGATTTCCATCATCGCTCTCGCCGTGGCGGTGCCCGTCGGCCTCATGTCCGCCATCTACCTCGCCGAGTACGCGACGCCCCGGATGCGGGCCGTGGCCAAACCTCTGCTCGAGATCCTCGCCGGCATCCCCACCGTGGTCTACGGCTTCTTTGCAGCCCTCACCGTGGCCCCCTTCATTCGCGACGTGGGCATGAGCGTCGGCTTGCCCGTCGCCTCGGAGAGCGCGCTGGCGGCGGGGCTCGTGATGGGCATCATGATCATTCCCTTCGTCTCCTCCCTCTCGGACGATGTGATCTCCGCCGTGCCCCAGGGCATGCGCGACGGCTCCCTCGGGCTCGGCGCCACGAGCTCCGAGACCGTCGTGCGCGTGGTGCTGCCCGCCGCCCTGCCAGGGGTGGTGGCCAGCGTGCTGCTGGCCGCCTCACGGGCGATCGGCGAGACCATGATCGTGGTAATGGCGGCTGGCCTGGTCGCAAACCTGTCAGCCAACCCCCTGGAAGCCGTCACCACCGTGACCGTGCAGATCGTCACCCTGCTGGTGGGGGATCAGGAGTTCGACAGCCCGAAGACCCTCGCCGCCTTCGCCCTCGGGCTCGTGCTGTTCATCGTCACCTTGCTGCTGAACGTGGTGGCCCTGCAGGTCGTGCGCCGATACCGGGAGCAGTATGAGTAGCTCCACCGTAGAGCCGACCGGCGTCACCGCCCGCCCGGCGGGCGGGATCGAGGGGCTGCTCGATCCGCAAGAAGCGGCGCGTCGTGTGCAGGCGCGGCTCGCCAAGCGTCATCGTGCAGAGAAGATGTTCCGCTTGGCTGGGGTAGCATCGCTAACGGTAGGGTTAGGCTTTCTGGTCATCTTGTTGAGCAGTGTCGTCTACCAGGGCTTGCCCGCGTTCACGCAGACCCACATGGCGCTCGATATCCGCTTCGATGCCGAATTACTGGCACCGGGCGGTGACGCCTCGGCCGATGCGCTGGCGCAGGCCGCTTACGGGCGCCTCGTCCGAGACGCCCTCGATCGTGTTTTCCCCGATGAGTCTCGTCGAGATCGGCGCAACCTCTATCGTCTGGTCTCGATGGGGGCCACCTACCGCGTACGCGACTACCTGCTGAGTCATCCGCAGGCGCTCGGCACTGAACGCCGCTTTTGGCTACCGGCGGACGAGGAGGTCGATCTGCTCGTCAAGGGCTACGTCGATCGCGACGATGCCGCCACGCCCAGCCGCCTGTCGACCAAGGAACTTGCCTGGGTGGACGAACTGCAGGCGCAGGGGCGCATCAAGCGACGCTTCAATCTGGCGCTGTTCAGCCGCGGGGATTCGCGCAACCCGGAACTCGCCGGAATCCTGGGGGCGACGGTGGGATCGGCGCTGACCCTGCTGGTGACCTTGCTGGTGTCGTTTCCGGTCGGCGTGGCCGCGGCGATCTACCTGGAGGAGTTCGCACCGAAGAACCGCATCACCGATGTCATCGAGGTGAACATCAACAACCTCGCGGCGGTGCCGTCGATCGTCTTCGGTCTCCTGGGCCTGGCGCTCTTCATCGATCTGTTCGGCCTACCGCGCTCCGCGCCCCTGGTCGGCGGCCTGGTGCTCTCCCTGATGACCTTGCCCACGATCATCATCTCCAGTCGCGCGGCCCTGAAGACCGTACCGCCCTCGATCCGAGATGCGGCGCTCGGCTTGGGCGCCTCGAGGACGCAGGTCGTCACCCACCACGTTCTGCCGTTGGCCATGCCCGGCATGCTCACGGGGACGATCATCGGCATGGCCCGCGCCCTCGGCGAGACAGCGCCACTGTTGATGATCGGCATGGTAGCGTTCGTGGTGGATGTGCCGGGCAGCCTGACCGATCCGTCGACGGTGCTGCCGGTACAGATATACCTCTGGGCCGACAGCCCGGAGCGGGCATTCGTCGAGCGAACCTCCGCCGCCATCATGGTATTGCTGGTCTTCTTGATCACGATGAACGGCCTGGCGGTGTACCTGCGCCGGCGCTTTGAGCGGAGCTGAATGATGCTGGACTCGGTTAACCAGGACGCACTGGAAACCGGTACGGTCGGTACGCCGACCCTGCGCGATCCCTGGATCTCCGCCAAGAACGTCAACGTGTGGTACGGCGATAAGCACGCGATCAAGAACGTGACCCTCGATATCGGGCGGCACCAGGTCATCGCCATGATCGGTCCCTCAGGCTGCGGCAAGTCGACCCTCCTGCGCTGCCTCAATCGCATGAACGACACGATTGAGGGGTGTCGCGTGGAGGGGGACATCCGCCTCGACGGCCACGATGTGTACGACAGGACGGTGGACCCGGTGGCCCTGCGGGCGCGGATCGGTATCGTCTTTCAAAAACCCAACCCCTTTCCTAAGTCCATCTACGAGAACGTCGCCTATGGGCCGCGGATCCACGGCCTTGCCAGCGGCCGGGCCGAACTCGACGAGATCGTGCACACCAGCCTCGAGAAGGCCGGCTTGCTGGACGAGGTGAAGGATCGGCTGGACTCACCGGGCACCGGGCTCTCCGGCGGCCAGCAGCAGCGCCTGTGCATCGCCCGCGCGATCGCCGTGAGCCCCGAGGTGATCTTGATGGACGAGCCGTGCTCCGCCCTCGACCCGATCGCCACCGCGCGGATCGAAGATCTGATGGACGAGCTACGCCAGAACTACACCATCGCCATCGTGACCCACTCGATGCAGCAGGCCGCCCGCGTGTCCCAGCGAACGGCCTACTTCCATTTAGGCCACCTGGTGGAGGTGGGGGAGACGGATCGGGTCTTTACCAATCCTCTGCACAAGCTAACCGAGGACTACATCACCGGCCGCTTCGGCTGAGCGTCAGCCGATCAGGGTCTCGATAAGATCCAGGTAGATGGCGGTGAGCCGACCGATGTCCTGCACGTCGATGTGCTCATCGATCTGGTGAATACTGGCGTTCACCGGCCCCAGCTCTACTACCTCGATGCCGGCAGGCGCGATGAAGCGTCCATCGGAGGTGCCGCCGCCCGTGTCCATCGTGGGCGCCGTGCCCGTGTGCCTGGGAAGCACCTCGCGCACCGCGTCCGCGAGCGCACCGGCCTTGCTCAGGAAGGGGGGCGACGGCGGGTCGTCCCACGTGAGCTCGACGCGGTCACCCAAGCCGTGGCGACCCAGCGTCTCCAGCACGCGCCGCTGCAGGGCATCGACCGTGGACTCGGTGCTGTGGCGGAAGTTGAACACCACATCCAGGTGGCCGGGGATGACGTTGCTGGCGCCCGTGCCAGCCTGCGCCTGTGCGATCTGAAAGCTGGTTGGCGGGAAGTACTCGTTGCCCTCGTCCCAGCGCGTGGCGACGAGTTCGGCCAACGCCGGTGCCGCCTCGTGGATAGGGTTGAGCGCCTTGTGGGGGTAGGCCACGTGACCTTGCTTGCCGATCACGCGCAGGCGTCCGGTCAGCGAGCCCCGCCGGCCCACACGCACGATGTCGCCCAGCGCGCCCTGGGAGGAGGGCTCGCCGATCACGCACCAATCGATGCGTTGGTCGCGCGCTTGCAAGGCCTCGATGACGCGGCGGGTGCCGTCGCGGGCCGGGCCTTCCTCGTCGCTGGTGAGCAGAATCGCCAGGCGGCCGCGGCCCGAGGTGCGGGCGATCCAGGCCTCGAAGGCTGTCACCATGGCGGCAACGCCGGACTTCATGTCGGCTGCGCCCCGTCCGTAGAGCTTGCCCTCGCGCACGGTCGGCTCGAAGGGCGGGCTGGTCCAGCGCTCCAGGGGGCCGGTGGGTACCACGTCCGTGTGGCCGGCAAAGCACAGGACGGGGGCATCCGCCGGCGTGTCCGCGCCGCCGGGGTGCAGGGCCCACAGGTTGCTGACCTCGCCGAAGGGCATGTCCTCGACCTCGAAGCCAAGGGCACGCAGGCGTTCGGCGATCGATGCCTGGCAGCCCGCGTCCTGCGGCGTGACCGACGCACGGGCGATGAGCTCGCAGGTAAGGGCGAAGGCCGCGTCTTGCAGGGCGGACGAACTGCTCATGTCGTGCGCAGCAGCTCGTTGAGGCCCACCTTGGCGCGGGTCTTCGCATCTACGCGCTTGACGATCACCGCGCAGGCGAGGGCATAGCGGCCATCCTCCGCGGGCAGGGACCCGGGCACCACCACCGCGCCGGGCGGCACTTCGCCGTAGCTCACCTCGTCGCGCTCGCGGTCGTAGATGCGGGTGCTCGCACCGATGAATACGCCCATGGCGATCACCGCCCCCTGGCGCACTCGCACGCCCTCGACGACCTCCGAGCGCGCGCCGATGAAGCAATCGTCCTCGATGATGGTCGGTGCCGCCTGCAGGGGTTCCAAGACACCGCCGATACCGGCGCCTCCTGACAGATGCACGTTGCGGCCGATCTGCGCGCAGGAACCGACCGTCGCCCAGGTGTCGATCATGGACCCTGCGCCCACGTAGGCGCCGAGGTTGACGTAGCTGGGCATGAGCACGACATCGGGCCCCACGTAGGCGCCGCGTCGCACTACGGCTTGCGGCACGACCCGTACCGCTTCCTGGCGAAAGCGGCCCTCGTCGTAGTCTTCGTACTTCAGGGGCACCTTGTCGTAGTAGCGACTCACACCATCGTCGCTCACCGCGTTGTCGCGCAGGCGGAAGGACAGCAACACCGCCTTCTTCAGCCATTCGTTAACCCGCCAACCCTCGTCCACCGGTTCGGCCACGCGCAGACTGCCCTCATCGAGCCCGTCGAATACCGATTCCACGGCTTCCACCAGGGCGGGATCTGCGTTGGCAGGCGTGATGTCCCCGCGCCGTTCAAAGGCATCTTCGATCAGCTGTCGCTGTGCTTCCATTAGCAGTTTTCCTAGGCTTTGAGTGTTCGTGATGCGGCGCCTCGCATCACGGTGTGACTGGAGCGAGGGCGTCGAGCAGAGCGCGCAAGCGCTGCAGCGCTTGCGTGCAAGCCTCCACGGTCGGGACCAGCGAAATGCGCACGCGATCTGCGCCTGGAATGCGGCCGGAGGAGTCGTCGCGACGCGCCATGTAGGCGCCCGGCAGGAGCTTGAGCGCCTGTCGCGCCCACGCCTCGCGCGCGAAGCGTTCCGCGTCGATCGGTGGCCGTGCCCAGAGGTAGAAGCTCGCCGGGGGAATCGCGGCATCGAAGGCGGCCGGCAGGTGGGCGCGGGCGAGGGCGAACTTCTCGCGGTAGGCGGCGCGGTTCTCGCGAACGTGCGCCTCGTCCCCCCAGGCGGCGATACTCGCGTGCTGGGTCGGCAGGGGCATGGCGCACCCGTGGTAGGTGCGATACCGGCGAAATGCGCTCATCAGGCGGGCGTCGCCGGCGACGAAACCGCTGCGCAGCCCCGGTAGGTTCGATCGCTTGGAGAGTGAATGGAAGACGGCGCAGCGGGCGAAGGTGTCCTCGCCAAGGCTGGTGGCCGCCGCCAACAGGCCCGCTGGGGGTGCCGACTCATCGAGGTAGAGCTCGCTGTAGCACTCATCGCTGAAGACGACGAAGTCGTGGCGGTGGGCGAGTTCGATCGCGTGCCTGAGGGTCGCTAGGTCGGCGACTGCCCCCGTGGGGTTGCCGGGCGTGCATAGCACCAACAACTGGCAGTCACGCCAGACGTGCTCCGGCACGCGGTCGAGATTCACCGCCCAACCGTCGTCTTCCTCGAGTGCGAGGTACCACGGACGAGCGCCCGCGAGCAGAGTCGCGCCCTCGTAGATTTGATAGCCAGGGTTGGGGACCACCACCGTGGGGTGCTTGCCAGCGCTGGAATCCAGCGTGGCGTGCAGGCAAGAGTAGAGACCCTCTCGGGTACCGCAGACGGGAAGCACATGTCGCTCAGGGTCCACCGCCGTCAGCTCGAATCGGGCTTGCAGCCATTGCGCGATGGCCTCACGCAGGGCCGGGAGGCCCGTGGTGGTCGGATACCGCGTCAGCTGGTGGAGATGGCGCTGCAGGCTCTGCACTACGAAGGTGGGGGCGGCGTGCTGGGGCTCGCCGAGGGCGAGCGAAATCGGCGCCAGCGCCGCGGGAGGTTCCACGCCTGCGAGGAGCTTCCCGAGGCGCTCGAAGGGGTAGTCGTGGAGCTGGCCAAGGCGGGGGTTCATCGACGCGTGGACGATGCCGCCGGCGGCGCCTGGCTCCTCAGGCACCCGTGCCCCGGGTGCGCTGCTGGGCGTCGTCGGGCTCATGCAGTGCGCTCAGCAGCAGCTCCTTGAGCTGCGCGCAGGCAGCGTCCGAGAGCGGCGCGCCCGACTCGTCCGTGAGGATGAACACGTCCTCGGCACGTTCGCCGATGGTGGAGATCTTGGCCGTGTGCAGCTGCACGCCCGCCTCGCGCAGGGCCGTGCCCGCATCGAAGAGCAGCCGGGGGCGATCCGGCGCGACGAGCTCCATCACCGTGTGCCCGGCGCGTGCGTCGGTGGCGAAGTCGATGC
Coding sequences within:
- a CDS encoding ATP-dependent DNA helicase, with the translated sequence MSVDQVAQAFAAGGALAQTVENYAPREEQREMALAVADAMASGENLVVEAGTGTGKTFAYLVPALLSGKRVAISTGTRALQDQLFSRDLPTVARAIGVPVEVAMLKGRSNYLCRHRLPQAVDRGAEGAALARIREWGWRTRTGDIAEVEDVPEESPIWAQVTSTADNCLGSRCGKFSDCHVAQARRRAGGAGVVIVNHHLLLADLALRDGGFGELLPDIDVVVVDEAHQLPQIAAQQFGRSFGSAQLVAWVGDFTDEVTRTANATPRLASLRKDLENRAAGVRSALGQETRRLAWDDLGERATAPLNQALDEMAEHLTTLALALEELADDEPSSDHLARRARQLGSFLQDFLAAGDASAQAVTDPADALLRWVDVHRHHFSLHLTPVEAATALGASLQARRCAWVMTSATLAVEKDFRHYLERIGLDAQTKTLQLTSPFDYQRNCQVYLPDGLPDPSSTGYVQQACAAALPLLAANPGGSFALFTSHRALEAARRWLDGRLDRLLLVQGDAPRSILLERFRADGRAVLLGTNSFWEGVDVRGPALSLVVIDKLPFASPGEPLLKARLDWLKEQGRSGFRDHLLPNAVIALKQGVGRLIRDHEDRGVLMLCDPRLRTRGYGKRFLRSLPTMTTTSEAQEAMAFLCGVASTSVESLPEASS
- the tsaB gene encoding tRNA (adenosine(37)-N6)-threonylcarbamoyltransferase complex dimerization subunit type 1 TsaB, with the translated sequence MRLLAIDTATDACTVALAVGDQVRCEQTHEPRVHAQQLLAMVDRLLREAQQPLGGLDGIVIGVGPGSFTGVRIGCSVAQGLALAGDLAVLPVSSLATVAAQFVPHRFAQDSAPRAVARVIVAQDARMGEVYWGAYDADEAHVVKTRVSDRADPPEAMLEQAKALSAEGKPLLLAGTGAQAHPRLRELLRAHDNGLSALPSARDALALGARDLLHGPGGVPPEQALPVYFRPPV
- the phoB gene encoding phosphate regulon transcriptional regulator PhoB — encoded protein: MGDQHILIVEDEQAIREMTAFGLRRAGFDVAQAEDCRGARSMIADKQPDLILLDWMLPEMSGLKFVRSLKKDSKTSDIPVIMLTARSQEEDKVKGLDSGADDYITKPFSARELNARVRALLRRAAPAGDAEVLKAESLELDLPGHRVTVDGKQVQLGPTEFKLLKFFMSHQDRVYSRTQLLDRVWGGNVYVEERTVDVHIRRLRKALSEHGCDSFIQTVRGAGYRFSVKTE
- the phoR gene encoding phosphate regulon sensor histidine kinase PhoR codes for the protein MTPVRFWILATLRVLAVLGVLALFGSLIGYPVTSVIVGIALYTSWHLVQLKRLTRWLQRQQADLEEVPDAVGLWGELAAQLRGLVYRDRRRERRFETMLREYQESTAAMPDASVVLNESREILWMNEAASRLLGLDGERDIGQRVDNLIRRPEFASYLTQEDVREPLEIASPINKKTKLAVHIVPFGTGRRLLMFRDNTRLHQLEKVRRKFVANASHELRSPLTVITGYLEQMSDDPEQSAEWDVPLGEMQRQARRMAAIIDDLLELSRLESSARPARLEPVNLAAMLRDVVSEAASHAAEPPKIKLSLESDQRILGEEHELHSVFANLVINAVKYTPSDGRINVRWRVVDGVGELIVEDTGIGIAPEHVIRLTERFYRVDKGRARQAGGTGLGLAIAKYALQRHDATLEVESALGEGSRFTCRFPSRRVGPAAPSEEASRSAVAAAD
- the phoU gene encoding phosphate signaling complex protein PhoU, which encodes MDQQDLGHHISRQFDEDLSALRHRVLHMGGMVEAQVERSLRALSDGDERLAAEVCADDRKINRMEVVLDEECRRILALRQPAASDLRLVVATLKTVTDLERIGDEAQKISEAAARLSEIDRNGPVFDRLQSLGRQVMTMVSGVLDAFARLDARHAISIARMDSAIDAQHFTIREDATAAMMELPAAVPMHLDAIWASRSLERIGDHVHNVCEHVIFMVYGQDVRHSELADLDLALAASGAGDDPSVDGPPQGSRQSPLPTA